In Scophthalmus maximus strain ysfricsl-2021 chromosome 16, ASM2237912v1, whole genome shotgun sequence, the following proteins share a genomic window:
- the LOC118287156 gene encoding monocarboxylate transporter 7, with product MVLCRAKVPRFLGPNVYPEAPDGGWGWMVAVAFFLVEVFTYGTIKSFGIFLQDLMGEFGETNSRVSWIVSICVFVMTFNGPLSAVMTNRFGFQPVVMIGGLLISSGTIATSFTSSVNQMYITYGLVAGLGYCLTFLPTVTILSQYFSRRRSLVTAIASTGESLSMFALAPAFSALRDRIGWRRTMALIGALQSTIIICGVLLRPIILKPRSSPKELEVLGAQEKAEGTNSEDSVTNRTSHAPDASYSLDNELTRGSMSTGDSGVQSLYGAENGSAEETTLQQIFAGNGEAENKEPATEEEKRERENKENKSGGERLSAKISKLLDFSILRECNFILYCLFGLFATLGFFAPQLYIIELSVSRGVERDRATYMLSTMAVAEIFGRFSIGGILTRRQFRKKKLLVLLVCVIMMTVDLVGFTLVTEFYGLAVCCAFYGFFMGTLACTHIPILAEDDVVGIERMSSAAGVYVFIQSFAGLAGPPLGGVLVDVTKNYGSAFYSCTVGMALSAVFLGLVKPAKRGLLCRKRNSKHPEDTEVRRVDSEEQSGAGSPNDSPDAEVNSDHEGATGDIQEVIRFASAANCRYG from the exons atGGTACTGTGTAGAGCCAAGGTACCACGTTTCTTGGGGCCCAACGTGTACCCAGAGGCCCCTGATGGAGGCTGGGGATGGATGGTGGCTGTGGCCTTCTTCTTGGTGGAGGTTTTCACGTATGGCACCATCAAGAGCTTCGGCATCTTTCTCCAGGACCTGATGGGGGAGTTTGGAGAGACCAACAGTCGTGTCTCCTGGATTGTTTCCATCTGCGTCTTTGTCATGACCTTCAACG GTCCTCTCTCCGCTGTGATGACTAACCGCTTTGGCTTCCAACCTGTTGTCATGATTGGTGGATTGCTCATTTCCTCGGGTACCATCGCCACCAGCTTTACCAGCTCCGTCAACCAAATGTATATCACCTATGGATTAGTTGCAG GTCTGGGCTACTGTCTGACCTTCTTGCCCACTGTGACCATCTTGTCCCAGTACTTCTCACGCCGACGGTCTCTGGTCACAGCCATAGCTTCCACGGGAGAGTCCCTGTCCATGTTTGCCCTGGCGCCAG CCTTTTCTGCACTGAGGGACCGTATTGGCTGGCGACGTACCATGGCATTGATAGGAGCTTTGCAAAgcaccatcatcatctgtgGGGTTCTGCTTCGGCCAATCATTCTCAAACCCAGATCATCCCCAAAGGAGTTGGAAGTACTCGGTGCACAGGAGAAGGCAGAGGGTACGAACTCAGAGGACTCTGTAACAAACAGGACCTCACACGCGCCAGATGCTTCATACAGCCTGGACAATGAGCTAACCAGAGGCTCTATGAGCACCGGAGACTCTGGTGTCCAGTCTCTATACGGCGCAGAAAACGGCAGCGCAGAGGAAACGACTTTACAGCAGATATTTGCGGGAAACGGTGAGGCAGAAAATAAAGAACCTGCaactgaggaggagaaacgagaaagggaaaacaaggaaaataaatccGGTGGTGAAAGGTTATCTGCAAAGATTTCAAAGCTTCTCGATTTCTCCATCCTCAGAGAGTGCAACTTCATTTTATATTGTCTGTTTGGGCTGTTCGCCACACTCGGCTTCTTCGCCCCTCAACTCTACATCATCGAGCTGAGTGTGAGTCGAGGTGTGGAGCGGGACCGCGCCACCTACATGCTCTCCACCATGGCCGTGGCTGAAATCTTTGGCCGATTCTCCATCGGGGGGATCCTGACGCGTAGGCAGTTCAGGAAGAAGAAGCTCCTTGTTCTTCTGGTGTGTGTAATCATGATGACTGTGGATCTGGTGGGATTCACGTTGGTTACGGAATTCTATGGCCTGGCTGTGTGCTGCGCTTTTTATGGCTTCTTTATGGGGACACTAGCGTGCACCCATATCCCCATACTGGCTGAGGACGATGTGGTAGGCATAGAGAGGATGTCTTCGGCTGCTGGTGTCTATGTGTTCATACAAAGCTTTGCTGGGCTGGCTGGACCCCCACTCGGAG GTGTGCTGGTGGATGTGACGAAAAACTACGGCTCCGCCTTCTACTCCTGTACAGTCGGCATGGCACTGAGTGCTGTGTTCCTTGGTTTGGTAAAACCTGCCAAGCGAGGATTACTCTGTAGGAAGAGGAACTCGAAACACCCTGAAGACACAGAGGTACGGAGAGTGGACTCAGAGGAACAGAGTGGAGCCGGCAGCCCTAACGACAGCCCTGACGCAGAAGTCAACTCTGACCACGAGGGGGCCACGGGAGACATCCAGGAGGTTATACGCTTTGCTTCAGCTGCTAACTGCAGATATGGATAG
- the LOC118287161 gene encoding archaemetzincin-2 isoform X1 translates to MMTSYMKVIQHSAETLRTALVSDHQDLAELYSKYTKEERHLLEEGFHPGQQHSLFQAITVHCDSDWIPAHPEERQDFESFYRDPHRKNPNASHNTIYIQTIGSFGEVGVKTDLYVEWLRQYCQAFFFGLSVKLLPAVTVAETGCTFRVNSNSHNLQILTGDLLRFLCNRKPKDAFCIVGITMIDLYPKDSWNFVFGQASLSMGMGVFSFARYDDNFYSRNYAGRLKKRLQPKQADYSVFDGYYTPPISSTLLLRSCKTMTHEIGHMFGIRHCQWLNCVMQGSNHLEESDRRTLDFCPICLRKLQVSVRFKIAERYKALLHWMEEDQKPASRPDEASAPQSALYIPKPTEAFHASKLWLHSCLDILEKR, encoded by the exons ATGATGACTAGTTAT ATGAAGGTGATCCAGCACTCGGCAGAGACGCTACGAACAGCATTGGTGTCTGATCACCAGGACTTGGCAGAACTTTACAGTAAGTacacaaaggaagaaagacatCTCCTGGAGGAAGGATTCCACCCGGGGCAGCAGCATTCCCTTTTCCAAGCCATCACAGTGCACTGTGACTCCGACTGGATCCCTGCTCACCCCGAGGAGCGTCAAGACTTTGAGAGCTTCTACAGAGACCCTCACAGGAAGAACCCCAATGCAAGCCACAACACTATTTATATTCAAACCATAG GTTCCTTTGGGGAGGTGGGGGTCAAGACAGACCTGTATGTGGAATGGCTGAGGCAATACTGCCAGGCCTTCTTCTTTGGGCTCTCTGTCAAGTTGCTGCCGGCAGTTACTGTCGCTGAAACAGGATGCACTTTCCGAgtcaacagcaactcacacaacctTCAGATCCTCACTG GTGATCTTCTACGATTTCTCTGTAACAGGAAACCAAAAGATGCTTTTTGTATTGTTGGAATCACAATGATTGACCTGTACCCCAAAGACTCCTGGAACTTTGTTTTTGGACAGGCTTCTCTCAGTATGG GAATGGGTGTTTTCAGCTTTGCCCGGTATGATGACAACTTCTACAGCAGAAATTATGCAGGGAGActgaaaaaaaggcttcagCCAAAGCAGGCAGACTACTCCGTGTTTGACGGATATTACACTCCCCCCATCTCCAGCACTCTGCTGCTTCGATCCTGCAAG ACAATGACTCATGAGATTGGCCACATGTTTGGAATAAGGCATTGCCAGTGGTTGAACTGCGTCATGCAAGGCTCCAACCACTTAGAGGAGTCTGATCGAAGGACTCTGGATTTCTGCCCCATCTGCCTTCGCAAGCTACAGGTTTCAGTCCGCTTCAAAATAGCTGAAAGATACAAg GCTTTACTGCACTGGATGGAGGAGGATCAGAAACCGGCATCCAGACCAGATGAGGCCTCTGCCCCTCAGTCCGCACTTTACATTCCAAAACCGACTGAAGCCTTTCATGCATCTAAACTTTGGCTCCACAGTTGCCTAGACATACTGGAAAAAAGATGA
- the arsg gene encoding arylsulfatase G isoform X1 encodes MAEAFTLFLLTGMLLCGLLLHTVSQHRAGVDGPSKRPNFIIILADDIGWGDLDANLPEEKANNTPHLNLLAEQGLKLTDFHSPASTCSPSRAAILTGRYGLRNGVTHNFAVDSVAGLPLSEVTLPQLLQKAGYYTAMIGKWHLGHNGPYGPTNRAFPFVSCTGFDYYLGIPYSNDMGCTDIPGYNLPHCPPCDTSGPQVFRLKRSVHGGCYSKVGLPLIEYSSIVEQPLDLWTLTEQYKSAATGIIQNARKRGQPYLLYIALAHMHVPLAPPLPPDATAHHPNEGRVYSASLQEMDSLVGAVKSTSDDTDKNNTLIWFTGDNGPWEQKCQYAGSVGPFMGKWQTSRGGGSAKRTTWEGGHRVPTVAYWPGKVPANTTSSALLSGMDIFPTLLSLAGVTPPAGRRYDGIDATNVLLHGEQNGHEVLFHPNSGAAGRFGDLQTVRTGKHKAFYITGAATACGGATGRQQLHDAPLIFDLECDEAEETPLDARTPEYQTVAKRIARRREEILWDITTDTSVSTADYSTDELAAPCCDPRLAVCRCHPLGRGWEPAPRNTHTKRQKRST; translated from the exons ATGGCAGAGGCTTTCACCCTATTTCTTCTGACTGGGATGCTGCTGTGTGGGCTGCTGCTCCACACGGTGTCCCAGCATAGAGCCGGGGTTGATGGGCCCAGTAAGAGGCCCAATTTCATCATCATACTGGCAGACGACATAGGCTGGGGTGACCTGGATGCTAACCTGCCCGAAGAGAAGGCAAACAACACTCCTCACCTTAACCTGTTGGCCGAGCAAGGACTAAA ATTAACCGATTTCCATTCCCCAGCCTCAACCTGCTCCCCATCCCGTGCTGCCATCCTGACAGGCCGCTACGGCCTAAGAAATGGAGTGACGCATAACTTTGCGGTGGACTCTGTGGCAGGTCTGCCCCTTTCTGAGGTCACATTGCCTCAGCTGCTACAGAAAGCGGGATATTACACCGCCATGATCGGTAAATGGCACTTGGGCCACAACGGACCATACGGTCCAACCAACAGAG CATTTCCATTTGTCTCCTGTACAGGTTTTGACTACTACTTAGGTATTCCTTACAGTAATGACATGGGCTGTACTGACATACCAGGATATAACCTCCCCCACTGCCCCCCCTGTGACACATCTGGACCACAAGTGTTCAG GTTGAAGAGAAGTGTACACGGAGGCTGTTATTCCAAAGTTGGCCTTCCTCTGATTGAATACAGCAGTATTGTGGAGCAGCCACTTGACCTATGGACACTAACGGAGCAATACAAATCTGCTGCGACTGGGATTATACAAAATGCAAG GAAGCGGGGGCAGCCCTATCTGCTTTACATAGCGTTGGCTCACATGCACGTCCCCCTGGCCCCTCCACTCCCGCCTGATGCCACCGCTCACCACCCAAATGAGGGCAGAGTGTACAGTGCCAGTCTGCAGGAGATGGACAGTCTGGTGGGGGCAGTAAAGAGCACTTCTGatgacacagacaaaaacaatactCTCATCTGGTTCACCG gtgaCAATGGTCCTTGGGAACAGAAGTGCCAGTACGCAGGAAGTGTGGGACCTTTCATGGGAAAGTGGCAGACCAGCAGAG GTGGAGGCTCAGCAAAGCGGACCACCTGGGAAGGAGGTCACAGGGTGCCAACAGTGGCCTATTGGCCTGGCAAGGTTCCTGCAAACACCACCAGCTCTGCCCTGCTCAG TGGTATGGACATCTTCCCAACTCTTCTGTCTCTGGCAGGGGTAACTCCTCCCGCAGGCAGACGTTACGATGGCATCGATGCCACAAATGTCCTCCTGCATGGTGAACAGAACGGCCATGAG gttCTTTTCCATCCTAACAGTGGTGCAGCGGGGAGGTTTGGTGACCTGCAGACAGTTCGAACAGGGAAACACAAAGCTTTCTACATCACAG GTGCAGCTACAGCATGTGGTGGTGCAACAGGGAGGCAGCAGCTCCACGACGCACCGTTGATATTTGACCTTGAGTGCGACGAGGCCGAGGAAACACCCCTGGATGCGAGGACACCCGAATACCAGACGGTAGCAAAGAGGATTGCCcgcaggagggaggagatctTATGGGACATTACCACTGACACGTCTGTGTCCACAGCCGACTACAGCACAGACGAGTTGGCAGCGCCCTGCTGTGACCCGAGACTGGCCGTTTGCCGCTGCCACCCGCTGGGCCGGGGATGGGAACCCGCTCCCAGGAACACTCACACAAAGCGGCAAAAGAGAAGCACGTAg
- the si:dkey-21c1.1 gene encoding protein FAM104A, with the protein MLTDNRKRHRCCDNEEDQQLRPQAKRSGGGPSLLVSDLDSESSSSDSSNGISSPERAIVVTTRPCIHSQNNCITQHSLSPKPEDSASSMQHGFHGNGSGSSVSYDCINRVLREAHFSSLQTRGRPGST; encoded by the exons ATGCTGACTGACAACAG GAAGCGACATCGTTGCTGTGACAACGAGGAGGACCAACAGCTCAGGCCTCAGGCCAAAAGGTCAGGCGGGGGTCCCAGCCTGCTGGTGTCAGATTTGGACTCGGAG tcttCCAGTAGTGACAGCAGTAACGGGATCAGTAGTCCAGAGAGAGCAATAGTGGTCACCACCAGGCCATGCATACACAGCCAGAACAACTGCATCACTCAGCACTCCCTCAGCCCAAAGCCTGAAGACTCTGCCAGCTCCATGCAGCACGGTTTCCACGGCaacggcagcggcagcagtgtGTCTTACGACTGCATCAACAGAGTCCTGAGGGAGGCGCACTTCAGCAGTCTGCAGACCAGAGGGCGCCCGGGCTCAACAtga
- the LOC118287161 gene encoding archaemetzincin-2 isoform X2: protein MKVIQHSAETLRTALVSDHQDLAELYSKYTKEERHLLEEGFHPGQQHSLFQAITVHCDSDWIPAHPEERQDFESFYRDPHRKNPNASHNTIYIQTIGSFGEVGVKTDLYVEWLRQYCQAFFFGLSVKLLPAVTVAETGCTFRVNSNSHNLQILTGDLLRFLCNRKPKDAFCIVGITMIDLYPKDSWNFVFGQASLSMGMGVFSFARYDDNFYSRNYAGRLKKRLQPKQADYSVFDGYYTPPISSTLLLRSCKTMTHEIGHMFGIRHCQWLNCVMQGSNHLEESDRRTLDFCPICLRKLQVSVRFKIAERYKALLHWMEEDQKPASRPDEASAPQSALYIPKPTEAFHASKLWLHSCLDILEKR, encoded by the exons ATGAAGGTGATCCAGCACTCGGCAGAGACGCTACGAACAGCATTGGTGTCTGATCACCAGGACTTGGCAGAACTTTACAGTAAGTacacaaaggaagaaagacatCTCCTGGAGGAAGGATTCCACCCGGGGCAGCAGCATTCCCTTTTCCAAGCCATCACAGTGCACTGTGACTCCGACTGGATCCCTGCTCACCCCGAGGAGCGTCAAGACTTTGAGAGCTTCTACAGAGACCCTCACAGGAAGAACCCCAATGCAAGCCACAACACTATTTATATTCAAACCATAG GTTCCTTTGGGGAGGTGGGGGTCAAGACAGACCTGTATGTGGAATGGCTGAGGCAATACTGCCAGGCCTTCTTCTTTGGGCTCTCTGTCAAGTTGCTGCCGGCAGTTACTGTCGCTGAAACAGGATGCACTTTCCGAgtcaacagcaactcacacaacctTCAGATCCTCACTG GTGATCTTCTACGATTTCTCTGTAACAGGAAACCAAAAGATGCTTTTTGTATTGTTGGAATCACAATGATTGACCTGTACCCCAAAGACTCCTGGAACTTTGTTTTTGGACAGGCTTCTCTCAGTATGG GAATGGGTGTTTTCAGCTTTGCCCGGTATGATGACAACTTCTACAGCAGAAATTATGCAGGGAGActgaaaaaaaggcttcagCCAAAGCAGGCAGACTACTCCGTGTTTGACGGATATTACACTCCCCCCATCTCCAGCACTCTGCTGCTTCGATCCTGCAAG ACAATGACTCATGAGATTGGCCACATGTTTGGAATAAGGCATTGCCAGTGGTTGAACTGCGTCATGCAAGGCTCCAACCACTTAGAGGAGTCTGATCGAAGGACTCTGGATTTCTGCCCCATCTGCCTTCGCAAGCTACAGGTTTCAGTCCGCTTCAAAATAGCTGAAAGATACAAg GCTTTACTGCACTGGATGGAGGAGGATCAGAAACCGGCATCCAGACCAGATGAGGCCTCTGCCCCTCAGTCCGCACTTTACATTCCAAAACCGACTGAAGCCTTTCATGCATCTAAACTTTGGCTCCACAGTTGCCTAGACATACTGGAAAAAAGATGA
- the arsg gene encoding arylsulfatase G isoform X2 has translation MAEAFTLFLLTGMLLCGLLLHTVSQHRAGVDGPSKRPNFIIILADDIGWGDLDANLPEEKANNTPHLNLLAEQGLKLTDFHSPASTCSPSRAAILTGRYGLRNGVTHNFAVDSVAGLPLSEVTLPQLLQKAGYYTAMIGKWHLGHNGPYGPTNRGFDYYLGIPYSNDMGCTDIPGYNLPHCPPCDTSGPQVFRLKRSVHGGCYSKVGLPLIEYSSIVEQPLDLWTLTEQYKSAATGIIQNARKRGQPYLLYIALAHMHVPLAPPLPPDATAHHPNEGRVYSASLQEMDSLVGAVKSTSDDTDKNNTLIWFTGDNGPWEQKCQYAGSVGPFMGKWQTSRGGGSAKRTTWEGGHRVPTVAYWPGKVPANTTSSALLSGMDIFPTLLSLAGVTPPAGRRYDGIDATNVLLHGEQNGHEVLFHPNSGAAGRFGDLQTVRTGKHKAFYITGAATACGGATGRQQLHDAPLIFDLECDEAEETPLDARTPEYQTVAKRIARRREEILWDITTDTSVSTADYSTDELAAPCCDPRLAVCRCHPLGRGWEPAPRNTHTKRQKRST, from the exons ATGGCAGAGGCTTTCACCCTATTTCTTCTGACTGGGATGCTGCTGTGTGGGCTGCTGCTCCACACGGTGTCCCAGCATAGAGCCGGGGTTGATGGGCCCAGTAAGAGGCCCAATTTCATCATCATACTGGCAGACGACATAGGCTGGGGTGACCTGGATGCTAACCTGCCCGAAGAGAAGGCAAACAACACTCCTCACCTTAACCTGTTGGCCGAGCAAGGACTAAA ATTAACCGATTTCCATTCCCCAGCCTCAACCTGCTCCCCATCCCGTGCTGCCATCCTGACAGGCCGCTACGGCCTAAGAAATGGAGTGACGCATAACTTTGCGGTGGACTCTGTGGCAGGTCTGCCCCTTTCTGAGGTCACATTGCCTCAGCTGCTACAGAAAGCGGGATATTACACCGCCATGATCGGTAAATGGCACTTGGGCCACAACGGACCATACGGTCCAACCAACAGAG GTTTTGACTACTACTTAGGTATTCCTTACAGTAATGACATGGGCTGTACTGACATACCAGGATATAACCTCCCCCACTGCCCCCCCTGTGACACATCTGGACCACAAGTGTTCAG GTTGAAGAGAAGTGTACACGGAGGCTGTTATTCCAAAGTTGGCCTTCCTCTGATTGAATACAGCAGTATTGTGGAGCAGCCACTTGACCTATGGACACTAACGGAGCAATACAAATCTGCTGCGACTGGGATTATACAAAATGCAAG GAAGCGGGGGCAGCCCTATCTGCTTTACATAGCGTTGGCTCACATGCACGTCCCCCTGGCCCCTCCACTCCCGCCTGATGCCACCGCTCACCACCCAAATGAGGGCAGAGTGTACAGTGCCAGTCTGCAGGAGATGGACAGTCTGGTGGGGGCAGTAAAGAGCACTTCTGatgacacagacaaaaacaatactCTCATCTGGTTCACCG gtgaCAATGGTCCTTGGGAACAGAAGTGCCAGTACGCAGGAAGTGTGGGACCTTTCATGGGAAAGTGGCAGACCAGCAGAG GTGGAGGCTCAGCAAAGCGGACCACCTGGGAAGGAGGTCACAGGGTGCCAACAGTGGCCTATTGGCCTGGCAAGGTTCCTGCAAACACCACCAGCTCTGCCCTGCTCAG TGGTATGGACATCTTCCCAACTCTTCTGTCTCTGGCAGGGGTAACTCCTCCCGCAGGCAGACGTTACGATGGCATCGATGCCACAAATGTCCTCCTGCATGGTGAACAGAACGGCCATGAG gttCTTTTCCATCCTAACAGTGGTGCAGCGGGGAGGTTTGGTGACCTGCAGACAGTTCGAACAGGGAAACACAAAGCTTTCTACATCACAG GTGCAGCTACAGCATGTGGTGGTGCAACAGGGAGGCAGCAGCTCCACGACGCACCGTTGATATTTGACCTTGAGTGCGACGAGGCCGAGGAAACACCCCTGGATGCGAGGACACCCGAATACCAGACGGTAGCAAAGAGGATTGCCcgcaggagggaggagatctTATGGGACATTACCACTGACACGTCTGTGTCCACAGCCGACTACAGCACAGACGAGTTGGCAGCGCCCTGCTGTGACCCGAGACTGGCCGTTTGCCGCTGCCACCCGCTGGGCCGGGGATGGGAACCCGCTCCCAGGAACACTCACACAAAGCGGCAAAAGAGAAGCACGTAg